In Streptococcus gallolyticus subsp. gallolyticus DSM 16831, the sequence TTGACCGTTAACTTCAAAACCACCATCTTTAACAACAACATCACCGTCGAAACGACCTTGAGTTGTATCGTATTTCAACAAGTGTGCAAGCATAGCTGGGTCAGTAAGGTCGTTAATACGAGCTACTTCAACACCTTCAACGTTTTGGATACGACGGAATGCAAGACGACCGATACGACCGAAACCGTTAATACCAACTTTAACTACCATTAGTGATTTCCTCCTTATGAAAATCAAAAAAAATTTTTATTTTAAAAGGTTTCCCTTTTAGACAATTGTGAAAAGATTAACTTACGTAGGCACAAATCAACCTTTCAACGTTAGTATTATATAACTATTTCGCCAAAATTGCAAATATTATTACCGTTTTCATAATAAAAAAGGACGCTCTTTTGAGCATCCTTTCTATCAAAAATTATTCACCAGAATTTTTCTTGATGATTTCTTCTTGTACTGATTTAGGAACGTCTTCATAGTGGTCAAATACCATCATGAATGTACCACGTCCTTGAGTTGCAGAACGAAGAACTGTTGCGTAACCAAACATTTCAGCAAGTGGAACGAAGGCACGAACGATTTGGCTGTTACCATGAGCTTCCATACCATCAACACGTCCACGACGAGCTGTAACGTGACCCATAACGTCACCAAGGTTTTCTTCTGGAGCTGTGATTGTAACAAGCATCATTGGTTCAAGAATAACTGGGTGTGCAGTTTTAGCAGCTTCTTTAAGTGCAAGTGATGCAGCGATCTTGAAGGCTGTTTCAGATGAATCGACATCGTGGTATGAACCATCGTAAAGTTTAGCTTTAACGTCAACCATTGGGTAACCAGCAAGAACACCGTTAGCCATAGATTCTTGAAGACCTTTTTCTACTGCAGGGATGAATTCACGAGGAACGACACCACCGACGATAGCATTTTCGAATTCGAATCCTTTACCTTCTTCATTTGGAGTAAATTCAATCCAAACATCACCGAATTGACCTTTACCACCAGATTGGCGTTTGAAGAATCCACGTGCTTGAGTAGCTTGACGGAATGTTTCACGGTATGATACTTGTGGAGCACCTACGTTTGCTTCAACTTTGAATTCACGTTTCATACGGTCAACAAGGACGTCAAGGTGAAGTTCACCCATACCAGAGATAACTGTTTCACCAGTTTCAACGTTAGTTTCAACACGGAATGTTGGGTCTTCTTCAGCAAGTTTTTGAAGAGCGATACCCATTTTATCTTGGTCAGCTTTAGATTTAGGTTCAACCATCAATTGGATAACTGGTTCTGGAACTTCGATTGATTCAAGGATGACTTTAGCTTTTTCATCTGTCAATGAGTCACCAGTTGTAGTATCTTTCAAACCAACGGCAGCAGCGATATCACCAGCGTAAACTGTTTCGATTTCGTTACGGTGGTTAGCGTGCATTTGAAGGATACGTCCGATACGTTCACGTTTACCTTTAGATGTGTTAAGAACGTAA encodes:
- the fusA gene encoding elongation factor G: MAREFSLEKTRNIGIMAHVDAGKTTTTERILYYTGKIHKIGETHEGASQMDWMEQEQERGITITSAATTAQWKDYRVNIIDTPGHVDFTIEVQRSLRVLDGAVTVLDSQSGVEPQTETVWRQATEYGVPRIVFSNKMDKIGADFLYSVSTLHDRLQANAHPIQLPIGSEDSFNGIIDLVKMKAEIYTNDLGTDILEEDIPAEYVDQANEYREKLIEAVAETDEELMMKYLEGEEITEAELKAAIRKATINVEFFPVLCGSAFKNKGVQMMLDAVIDYLPSPLDIPAIKGVNPDTDEEEERPASDEEPFAALAFKIMTDPFVGRLTFFRVYSGVLNSGSYVLNTSKGKRERIGRILQMHANHRNEIETVYAGDIAAAVGLKDTTTGDSLTDEKAKVILESIEVPEPVIQLMVEPKSKADQDKMGIALQKLAEEDPTFRVETNVETGETVISGMGELHLDVLVDRMKREFKVEANVGAPQVSYRETFRQATQARGFFKRQSGGKGQFGDVWIEFTPNEEGKGFEFENAIVGGVVPREFIPAVEKGLQESMANGVLAGYPMVDVKAKLYDGSYHDVDSSETAFKIAASLALKEAAKTAHPVILEPMMLVTITAPEENLGDVMGHVTARRGRVDGMEAHGNSQIVRAFVPLAEMFGYATVLRSATQGRGTFMMVFDHYEDVPKSVQEEIIKKNSGE